Sequence from the Rhizomicrobium sp. genome:
CCTGGATCGACGACGGGCTGATGCAGAAAATCGCAAACGAGAACAACCTCGCGGAGACCGCGTTTTTCGTCCGGACCGGCGACGGCAAATACCATCTGCGCTGGTTCACGCCGGAGGCCGAGGTCGAGCTTTGCGGCCATGCCACCTTGGCGAGCGCCTGGCTTCTGTTCGACCGGCTGGCGTCCGAGCTGAAGCGGATCGATTTCGAGACCCGCTCGGGAACGTTGACGGTCGAGCGCGGCCGCGACGGCCGCCACGTGATGTCGCTGCCCTCCGACTTCGTCGAACCGTTCGACGTGCCGGGGCTGGCAAAGCAGATCGCCGAGGCGCTGGACGTGCCGCAGCCTTCGTCGATCCTGAAAGGCCGCTATGCCGTCGCGGTATTCGACAACGCCGCGACCGTTCGAAACATGGCCGGGCCGGGCGACATCCAGCGCGTGCTGCAAGCGCTCGGGCTCTGGGGCCTGATCGTCACGGCGCCGGGCGATCAGGGCTATGATTTCGTCTCGCGCTTCTTCGCGCCGGAGAAAGGCGTGCCGGAAGATTCGGTGACCGGTTCGGCGCATTGCGCGTTGACGCCCTATTGGGC
This genomic interval carries:
- a CDS encoding PhzF family phenazine biosynthesis protein produces the protein MTFKLWQVDAFSERPFGGNPAAVVPLDAWIDDGLMQKIANENNLAETAFFVRTGDGKYHLRWFTPEAEVELCGHATLASAWLLFDRLASELKRIDFETRSGTLTVERGRDGRHVMSLPSDFVEPFDVPGLAKQIAEALDVPQPSSILKGRYAVAVFDNAATVRNMAGPGDIQRVLQALGLWGLIVTAPGDQGYDFVSRFFAPEKGVPEDSVTGSAHCALTPYWAKRLGKSTLKARQVSPRGGDLVCTNDGARTILSGPCALYMTAEIEV